The Synechococcus sp. RS9909 genomic interval CAGGCTTTCGCCGCCCTTGAAGACAAGGGCCTGAGCGTGCGCTGTGCTGAGCGGACGGTGGCCACCGTCGATCACATTGTGCCCACCACCAGCCAGGCCCGACCCTTCGCCGATCCCCTGGCGGAGGAGATGCTCAGCACGCTGGAGCGCAACTGCGCCCGCCATGGCATCACCCTGCACGGCCTGGGCAGTGGCCGTCAGGGCATCGTGCATGTGATCGCGCCGGAGCTCGGTCTCACCCAACCGGGGATGACGGTGGCCTGCGGTGATTCCCACACCTCCACCCACGGCGCCTTCGGAGCGATCGCCTTCGGAATCGGCACCAGCCAGGTGCGCGATGTGCTGGCCAGCCAGAGCCTGGCGATGAACAAGCTCAAGGTGCGCAGGATCTGGGTCGACAATCAGCTCGGATCGGGGGTCTTCGCCAAAGACCTGATCCTGCACGTGATCCGCACGCTGGGGGTCAAGGCGGGGGTGGGTCATGCCTATGAATTCGCCGGACCGGCGATTGAAGCCCTCTCGATGGAGGAGCGCATGACCCTCTGCAACATGGCGATCGAAGGTGGTGCTCGCTGCGGTTATGTCAATCCCGACCAGGTGACCATCGATTACCTCGCAGGACGCCCGGGCGCGCCCAGTGGCGAGGCCTGGGACAGGGCTGTGGCCTGGTGGCGGTCGCTGGCGTCCGATTCTGATGCCAGCTTCGATGACGAGGTGCGTTTCGATGCTGCAGCGATTGCCCCCACCGTGACCTGGGGGATCACGCCTGGGCAGGGCATCGCCGTCGATGAAGCGGTGCCGACCCCGGAGCAGCTCGAACCCTCCGAGCGTCCGATCGCCGAGGAGGCCTATCGCTACATGGATCTCACCCCCGGACAGCCGATCGCCGGGGTGTCGGTGGATGTGTGTTTCATCGGCAGCTGCACCAACGGCCGCTTGAGTGATCTGCAGGCGGCGGCGGCGGTGGCGCGGGGGCGCCAGGTCTCCCCTGGGATCCGGGCGTTTGTGGTGCCCGGTTCCGAGCAGGTGGCCCGGGCCGCCGAAGCCGAGGGCCTCGATGCGGTGTTCCGTGCGGCGGGTTTCGAATGGCGTGAGCCCGGCTGTTCGATGTGTCTGGCCATGAATCCGGATCGCCTGGAGGGCAGGCAGATCAGTGCCAGCTCCAGCAACCGCAATTTCAAGGGCCGGCAGGGGTCGGCCAGTGGTCGCACGCTGCTGATGAGCCCGGCGATGGTGGCGGCCGCCGCCGTCACCGGACAGGTGACGGATGTGCGCCACCTCGCGGCTCTGCCGGTCACGGCTTGAGGCACCCCGCCATCTCACTGTTGTTGTTTCCTGCACTCTCCTCCTCACGCCGTTCATGACCACTCCCGGCAGCTTCCCCCAGGGTGAAATCCGCCAGATCAGCGGTTCTGCCTTCACGTTGCGGGGTGATGACATCGATACCGATCGGATCATCCCCGCCCGTTTTCTCAAGTGCGTCAGCTTTGAGGCGCTCGGCGATCAGGTGTTTGCCGACGATCGCAGCGAGCTGGGCGGTTCTCACCCCTTCGATCAGCCCGCCCATGCCGGTGCCTCGATCCTTGTGGTGAACGGCAACTTCGGCTGCGGTTCCAGTCGTGAGCACGCCCCCCAGGCGTTGATGCGTTGGGGGATCCGTGCCCTGATCGGCGTCAGTTTCGCGGAGATCTTCCATGGCAATTGCCTGGCGCTCGGGATTCCCTGTGCCACAGCCACGCCGCAGCAGGTGCTGGCGCTTCAGGCTGCTGTGGAGTCCGATCCCGGCCGCCGCTGGACGCTCGATCTGGAGGCCAACACCTGCAGTGAGCCCCAGGCCGGCAGCTGGTCGATCAGCCTGGATCCCGGGGCCCGGGAGATGCTGCTCACTGGCCGCTGGGATGCGACATCTCAGCTGGTGGCCCGCGATGCAGAGCTCAGGGCCACCATGGCGACGCTTCCTTACCTGAACCGGTTTGAGGGCTGCGGACACTTGCTGGAGTGTCTATGAAGGAGAGAGAGGCTCCTAGGCCATGGATCGCTTCCCAGCTCGACTGACGCCGCTGACCGGTTGCCTCGCCCTGCTCCTGGCCATGGCCTCCCCCCTGACGGCGGCCGAGATGGTGCCGCTCCGGGTGGAGCCGTTTCAGGACCCTCGCCAGCAGTTGCTGAGCACGGGGGCTTGCGCAGGCTGTGACCTGCGCGGCGTGGATCTGGTCGGCGCCCATCTGATCGGTGCCGATCTGCGGGACGCCGATCTGCGCGGTGCCCGCCTGGATGAAGCCAATCTCGAGGGGGCCGACCTCAGTGGTGCGCGCCTCGATGGGGCTGGCTTGCAGGGCGCAACGCTCACCAATGCCGAGTTGGCGGGAACGGATCTTCGCCGTGCCGACCTGCGGGAGGCGGTGGTGATCAACGCCTATGCCCCGGGGGTGCGCACCGAGGGGATGCAGTTTGCCGGTTCCGATCTCACCGGCAGCCATCTGATCTACGGCGGCGGCCCGGAGGAATGATCCGTCAGAGGCGTGGTCAGAACGGCCGGTTTTCCAGTTCGTTCGGCAGATTGCGAGGGGTGTAGGGAATGAACGGCACGCCGGTGCCCGTGAAGTTGAAGTCGTTGAGCCGGAAGCGGAAGCCGCCGATGCCTTCGTAAGGGTTGTAGTAGA includes:
- a CDS encoding 3-isopropylmalate dehydratase small subunit 2 — its product is MTTPGSFPQGEIRQISGSAFTLRGDDIDTDRIIPARFLKCVSFEALGDQVFADDRSELGGSHPFDQPAHAGASILVVNGNFGCGSSREHAPQALMRWGIRALIGVSFAEIFHGNCLALGIPCATATPQQVLALQAAVESDPGRRWTLDLEANTCSEPQAGSWSISLDPGAREMLLTGRWDATSQLVARDAELRATMATLPYLNRFEGCGHLLECL
- the leuC gene encoding 3-isopropylmalate dehydratase large subunit, with translation MSSGTLYDKVWDLHRVAELPGGSTQLFIGLHLIHEVTSPQAFAALEDKGLSVRCAERTVATVDHIVPTTSQARPFADPLAEEMLSTLERNCARHGITLHGLGSGRQGIVHVIAPELGLTQPGMTVACGDSHTSTHGAFGAIAFGIGTSQVRDVLASQSLAMNKLKVRRIWVDNQLGSGVFAKDLILHVIRTLGVKAGVGHAYEFAGPAIEALSMEERMTLCNMAIEGGARCGYVNPDQVTIDYLAGRPGAPSGEAWDRAVAWWRSLASDSDASFDDEVRFDAAAIAPTVTWGITPGQGIAVDEAVPTPEQLEPSERPIAEEAYRYMDLTPGQPIAGVSVDVCFIGSCTNGRLSDLQAAAAVARGRQVSPGIRAFVVPGSEQVARAAEAEGLDAVFRAAGFEWREPGCSMCLAMNPDRLEGRQISASSSNRNFKGRQGSASGRTLLMSPAMVAAAAVTGQVTDVRHLAALPVTA
- a CDS encoding pentapeptide repeat-containing protein, whose protein sequence is MDRFPARLTPLTGCLALLLAMASPLTAAEMVPLRVEPFQDPRQQLLSTGACAGCDLRGVDLVGAHLIGADLRDADLRGARLDEANLEGADLSGARLDGAGLQGATLTNAELAGTDLRRADLREAVVINAYAPGVRTEGMQFAGSDLTGSHLIYGGGPEE